Within Mucilaginibacter inviolabilis, the genomic segment GAAAACAGCATTGTGGGATATTTCTTTTGCTCGTGAATATAATTCTTATATAGGCATTAATAACGGTACAAATGATGCCAGTTATGGTTTTGGCGGAACTGGTAAAGGCAGCATGGTTGTGGTGAATAAAGCCTACGATCAGGTTACCGAAGCCCCTGCAGATGACGTATTTGCAAAATCATCCATCACGGCGACAGGTTGGGACAGTGGTAATGGCGATGCCACCGGTTGGTATTTCTACGATCTGAAAACCCACCTGGCTGTACCGGTTAAAAACCGCACTTATGTTTTGCGTACCGCTGATGGCAAATATGCCAAGCTGCAAATAGTAAGCATGTATAAAGGAGCGCCTGCCGTTGTAACCGATCTGAACTGGCCTGCACCATATTTTACCTTCAAGTATTATGTACAGCAGGATGGAAGCCGTAACCTGTCAACCAAAGATTAAACACATTTTACCATATATCAAATAATATATCAATCACATGTTATCACCAACGAATAATTTAAGAAAGTGGCTTTGCCTGCTTGCCATTACCGGTGTTTTGTTTACTGCTTGTTCTAAAAAAAACGATCCGGCACCAACGCCAGCGCCAGATCCAACGCCTGTAGCCCCGGGATCAGTATCATTTTATAAACTAACCAGGGTCGAAAATCTTTACGCTCCGGCTGATGACAATAACCCCGCGGCTACATTGCCGCCTTTATATTACAGCCTGGAAAATAAAACACAGATAACGGCCGATTTTGCAAAAACCGCATCGTGGGATATGGTATTTACAGGCACCTATAACATTTTTATAGGCAGCAATGGGGCAACAGATCATAAAACCGAGGGAGGGATACTCATTTTAAAACAGCCATTTGAACAGGTAACCGATGTGCCAAGCGATGATCAGTTCACTACTACAAAATCATTTGGGCTTGATGAGGCTGGAAACTTTGGCCAGGGTACAGGCTGGGCCTTGTATGATTTTAATGGTACCAAAATGGGTGACGGCAGTGCTTCAAAACAGCATGTTGTTTACGCTTTACCCGCCACACGAACGCTGATAGTTAGAACAGCAAAGGGAAATTATGCCAAAATCAAAATGATCAGCTGCTACAAAGATGCATTCACAGCCGACAAATGGTTTATTGATACCCCGCATATGTATTTCACTTTTGAGTATGTAATTGTACCCAAAGGCAGCAAGAAATTCGAAATCAAATAATAAGCCCAGGATAGATGAAACTTAAATTTATACATTTTCTTACGTTTATTGTATTAGCGGCGGCTTTTGTATCGTGCAAAAAAACGGAGGAACTGCCCGCCTTGCCTAAAAGCAGTATTATTACTTATAAAGTAGTTAACCTGCCAGATACGGTTATTTATGGGGCTGTTGATCAGTTAGATAAATCCATAACGGTTTACATACCCTATTTTTATAATCTAACGGTGATTGATCCGGAGATATCAGTTTCTGATGGTGCCAGTATAACAGAAAAAGTTGGGCCCTTTTTAATCAGTACAACTAATATAAAGTACACTGTAAAAGGAGCCGATGGAACCAGTACTACTTATACAGTTAAAGTGGTACAGCAAAATCCCCCATCGCTAACCATTAACTGGGCCGACGATCAGTATACAGAAACCAGTCCTGCTATGTATCTGCCAATTATTTTGGGCGATTTTCACAGCTCAAACAGTGGTGGGGTAAAAACTACTATTACGCACACTAAAACAGGCAAGGCGATCACCCTGCTTAACCCGGTTATTCAGCCTTCAGGTAATCTTTATAGTCTTAATGCCCAGATTCCTGCCGATGCAGATACAGGTTCTTATAATGTAAAAGTGGACTTTTTAGGGAATACCGCCACCTTAAAGAAGCCCTTGCATATAAAATATATACAACCGGCGGTGGTAATGACCTATCAGGAAGCTAAGCAAGGTGAAAACATTACATTTTTAGCCGACCAATCTGTTTTTATCAATCTAAAATCGGTCAAAGTAACGGTTAATAACAATACTTATGATCTCCCTGTGGTGAGTTATACACCGCAAACGATGATACTTAAAATACCAGACAATTTCCCGGTGGGCGACTATTTCTATACAGCCGCTTTCAGTTTTGAGTTTCAGGGATGGGACACTGTTAACAGGATCGGCATGTTGAATGTCCACCCCAAATAAATCAAGGTTATACTGCCTGGCGTACGAAGGCATTTAACATATATACAATTAATCAATTCACACTTTAATTACATTATCATGAAAATCAATTTCTTAAACGGATTAAAATCAGGTTTGGCAGTAGTTGCCATTGCAGTATTGGCGGTTTCTTGCTCAAAAGATAAAGGCGCGGCCCCTGCAAGTTCAGAAGCTGCCGCCAATTCCAAACTATCGGTTAATGCAGTACCCGTTAGTAATACTTATACTGTAACCGGCAGATATGGTAACCCGGCATCCGGACCGGCTGTTTATGGTTCGGTATATGTTAACCTTGCTAATGGGGCACAGGATACTACAGCTTCATTTCCTGGAGTAAATGCCATATTTACCGGCACCAACAATTCGGTGATACAAGTACCAAGCGGTTACACCCTTAAATTTTTATATAATACCAGCAAAACATTCGCTTCTTTAAAGATCAGTGATTTTGCAGCAGCGGCAGTAGCCAGTGTTGGTCGTAACACTTCAACTACCGCTACGCCAAATGGCTGGTACAATTATGTTATTCCTGCAGGTGTAACTCCAATTTCTGGTGTGTATTTACTGATCACTCCAACTACAGGTAACAGCTATGCACTGCAAATTACAGGAGCTGTTGGTCAGGGATCTGCAACCAGCAACAGAGGTGTTTACACTATTAAAACCGGTGTTATTAACAACCTTTAATTTAATCACTGGGCAAGCCAAATACGGCTTGCCCTTTTATCAAAACAGGGTTAGCCCTAATAAAATTTAACATTTGACTAATGATCTACTTTAAATTCCGCGCAGGCTTTATCAACGCTTATATTTTGGTGCTTACAATTGCCGCAGTATTAGCATTTTCATCCTGCAAAAAAGAATCTGTTAAATATCCGTATAATGATATAGAGCGGTTTACGATCAAAGACGCAAATGGCGCAGAGTTGAAGGCAAGTATTGAAAATAATAATATCATACTTTATTACCCCCCTTTTCAAACCGTTCCAGACTTTATAACCCCTGCTATAGTGGTATCAGAAAAGTCGGTAGTTGAGCCTGCTTCGGGCGCCAGGGTGGCGTTTAAAGATGGGGTCACTTTTAAAGTAAAAGCGCAGGACGGCAGCACTAAAACATATGTGCTTAAACGCTATATCAATGCGCCAGCACCGCAATTTGAAGCAAATACCGACGCTAAAATTGGCGATTATATACAGCTTACCGGTGAATTTATGATACCAGACACTAACCGTACAAAACTGTACCTGGTTGACAAGAACAATAAAGAAATTAAGGTACAGGGTTCAGCATTTGAAAACTTTACGGCATCGGGGCTCAACGCTTTATTACCCGCTACCATTGATACCGGTATTTATAAAATAAAATTGCTTACGGATGGACAACCGCTGATAAAAAATAATTTTCATATAGCTCCACCATTTTTGAAGATACTGATATCGCCAAACATGACAACAGTGAAGCGTGGTGCTGAACTTATTTTAGTAAGTTCCGATAACTCGCTGAAATACTATAAAAATAATATAGACAGGATGACTGTATATGTCGACCTGCGAAACTCAAAGGATGTTACTATAACAAGTGTAACGGATAGTGAGATCAGATTGCGCATCCCTGCCGATTTTCCATTGATAAATATTCAATACGCGGGGTTATATTTTAAAAACAACCCCGAAGTACTGTATATAAGCCAGGAAGGCAACGGGGTACAAGTAACGGAATAACACAACACCTACATATATCTATGAAAACATAGCCTGCATCCAATAGGGTGCGGGCTATAAAGTTAAATTATCACATGCACATCAAATCAAAAATAGAAGGTTTTGAAGATTGGTTGTTTATAGAAGAACTGCCCGACAGCTATAACGTACAAACGCCG encodes:
- a CDS encoding HmuY family protein; translated protein: MLSPTNNLRKWLCLLAITGVLFTACSKKNDPAPTPAPDPTPVAPGSVSFYKLTRVENLYAPADDNNPAATLPPLYYSLENKTQITADFAKTASWDMVFTGTYNIFIGSNGATDHKTEGGILILKQPFEQVTDVPSDDQFTTTKSFGLDEAGNFGQGTGWALYDFNGTKMGDGSASKQHVVYALPATRTLIVRTAKGNYAKIKMISCYKDAFTADKWFIDTPHMYFTFEYVIVPKGSKKFEIK
- a CDS encoding HmuY family protein; translated protein: MIKYNYFKTLLFAIASTLLISSCTKEQVKPQLQDGKSTVVNDLPGDVGKTISTGFRTFYFSFSTNAKVDSSQKKTALWDISFAREYNSYIGINNGTNDASYGFGGTGKGSMVVVNKAYDQVTEAPADDVFAKSSITATGWDSGNGDATGWYFYDLKTHLAVPVKNRTYVLRTADGKYAKLQIVSMYKGAPAVVTDLNWPAPYFTFKYYVQQDGSRNLSTKD